Proteins co-encoded in one Ziziphus jujuba cultivar Dongzao chromosome 9, ASM3175591v1 genomic window:
- the LOC132799395 gene encoding uncharacterized protein LOC132799395 codes for MKQCQKNPYNVDEKKQKTITFDRKSDGSGSNLVANIFNKEACRMACAKTKILDELPFSFVEGRGFRHFCSVACPKFDPPSRRTILRDIYQLYLDKKLALSYRMLYDTDQSMVTELTNGLKKTLMRLYNWYNEKEMGLDSSCQSSTRVESSGTSLDSNSSGLEQANYAD; via the exons ATGAAGCAATGTCAGAAAAATCCTTATAACGTAGATGAAAAGAAGCAAAAGACCATAACTTTTGATAGGAAGTCTGATGGTAGTGGTAGCAATTTGGTAGCTAATATTTTCAACAAAGAGGCATGTAGGATGGCATGTGCCAAAACGAAAATTTTGGATGAGTTACCTTTTAGTTTTGTAGAAGGCCGTGGATTTAGACACTTTTGTAGTGTTGCATGTCCTAAGTTTGATCCTCCATCTAGAAGAACCATTTTGAGGGACATTTATCAATTGTATTTGGATAAGAAGTTGGCTTTAAG CTATAGGATGCTTTATGACACTGATCAAAGCATGGTTACTGAATTGACAAATGGTTTGAAAAAGACTTTAATGAGGCTGTATAATTggtataatgaaaaagaaatgggTTTAGATAGTAGTTGTCAATCTTCCACTCGTGTTGAGTCGTCTGGAACTAGTTTGGATAGTAATAGCAGTGGATTAGAGCAAGCCAACTATGCTGACTAG